The window TTGCCCGATAACGGCAGCGCCGATCTCTCCGACCTGGGCGAAGAACTGCTCACGGCCCATCTCCACTGAGAAGCCGCTGATCGACTCCAGCTTATCAAGTGTGCCGCCAGTGTGTCCCAGCCCGCGGCCGGACATTTTGGCAACCGGAACTCCGGCGGAAGCCACCAGCGGTGCAAGTACCACCGTCGTTTTATCACCTACGCCGCCAGTGGAATGCTTGTCCACCTTAATTCCGGCGATAGGACTTAAATCTACCTGGTCGCCGGACATCGCCATTTCCAGTGTCAGATCGCCGGTTTCCCGCGCGTTCATTCCCCGGAAGTAGACGGCCATTGCCCAGGCTGAAATCTGGTAATCCGGAATTTCGCCTTTGCTGTAACCCTGGATCAGGTAGGCGATTTCCTCACGGCTTAGCTCGCCGCCGTCTCTTTTTTTCTGAATCAGATCAACCGCACGCATTATACCTGTACCTCACGCACAAATGCACGGACAAGTCCGATGAATTTCGGCTTGGTCAGGTTAGCTACTTTCACTACCTGCTCATGTGTCAGCGGCTCCAGCTCATCGCCAATCGCCATGTCGGTGATACAAGTGATGCCGAGCACGCGCAGCTTGCTGTGGCTGGCAACAATCACTTCCGGTACGGTGGACATGCCGACCGCGTCTCCGCCGAGGTAAGCGAGCATTTTCAGCTCAGCCGGTGTCTCATAAGTCGGGCCGCTGATGCCGGCATAAACGCCTTCCTGCAGCACAAGCGCTTCACCGTCAACACCTTTGACGTCAACCGCCAGCTTTTTGGCCAGCTCAATATATTCAGGGTCATAGGCACGGGACATATCCGGGAAACGTACACCCAGCTCCGGATCATTCGGTCCGATCAGCGGGTTGTCACCGGTCATATTGAGGTGGTCAGTGATCAGCATCAGGTCACCGGCTTTGAACGCCCGGTTCATGCCGCCCCCGGCATTGGTAATAACCAGCGTTCCTACGCCCAGCTTAGCCATTACATACACAGGCAGCACAACTTTGCGCATTTCATAGCCTTCATAATAGTGGAAACGGCCCTGCATGATGATTACATCCTTGCCTTCCAGCTTACCGATTACGAACCGGCCGGCATGACCTTCCACCGTGGAACGCGGGAAATGAGGAATTTCTTCGTAAGGCAGATAGACTGCGTCTTCAATCTGGTCGCCCAGATCACCAAGCCCCGAACCAAGAATCAGTCCGATGCTTGGGCTGTACTGTCCGAATTTGGACTTAATATATGCTGCCGCTTCTTTTACTTGGGTACCGTAAGCGATAGTTGTCTGTGTCATGAGATGAACCTCCCGGAATGAATAGTTTTGCGTACAATATAATTTTTCAACAGATGCCGCTCATAACAGCGCAGCCTACATCTTCGGAATAAACGCCAGAACCAGCTTCAAAAAGTGCTCGCGCACACGTTCAGCTGTCTCCATCACCTCAGCATGGTTCAGCGGCTGTTCCAGAATTCCGGCGGCCATATTAGTAATGCAGGAGATTCCCAGTACTTCAATGCCGGCATGGCGGGCCACGATTGTCTCAGATACGGTGGACATTCCTACGGCATCTGCACCCTGGCGGCGCAGCATGACGATTTCAGCCGGTGTTTCATAGTTCGGACCAAGCAGACCGGCATAAACGCCTTCCTTGAATTCAAAATTTTGCGCTGCCGCAGCTTCCTTCGCTACTGCAATCAGACGCGGGCTGTAGGCGGTCGACATATCCGGGAAACGTACGCCAAGCGCATTATCATTCGGTCCTGTCAGCGGATTGCGGCCGGTCAGATTCAAATGATCAGTGATCAGCATCAGGTCGCCCGGAGTGAAGTCTGTGTTCACACCGCCTGCGGCATTGGTAACGAGCAGGCTGTTTACGCCCAGCTCTTTCATGACACGCACCGGAAATGCAGTTGTCTCAGGGCCATAGCCTTCGTACATATGGAATCGGCCTTTCATCATGACAACCCGGCGGCCTTCGATCATGCCGATCAGCAGCTCGCCTTCATGCCCTTCTACAGTGGAGACAGGGAAATGCGGGATAGCATTGTAGGGAATTACGACTTCATCTGTAATCAGATCGGCCAGAATGCCCAGACCGGAGCCGAGAATCAAGCCGATTTCCGGAGCTACCGTACATTGATCTTTAATATAAGCTACTGCTTCTTGAATATGGTCTTGAGTCACTGCCATGGTTGTTGCCTCCTTGAGGTTATGCCTGTATCATGCAGGCTTCTTTATTATTTGAGTTCTGCCAAAAAGCTTGTCCCGTACTGCGGCGCTTTTGCCCCGAAATTATCTGCAATCGTTGCCGCAACATCAGAGAAGGTCTGGCGGATGCCGAGGCTGCCCGGCGTCTTGAATCTTGGGCTGTAAATGAGCAGCGGCACATACTCGCGCGTATGATCCGTTCCGCTATGGATCGGGTCATTCCCATGGTCGGCCGAAATAATCAGCAGATCATCTTCGCTTAGTGTTGATAGCAGTTCCGGCAGGGCTTCGTCAAAAACCTCCAGTGCACGTCCGTAGCCTTCCGGATCACGGCGGTGGCCGTACAGGGAATCAAAGTCTACCAGATTGGTGAACAGGAAGCCGTCAAACGGCTTGCGAAGCTCGTCAATCGTGATCTGAATGCCATGCTCATTGCTCTTGGTCGGGTAAGAGGCTGTAACCCCTTCACCGGTAAAGATGTCGTTGATCTTACCAACAGCAATAACATCTTTGCCGATGTCTTCCAAAGCGTTCATAACCGTCGGTTCCGGAGGCTTCACGGCATAATCATGACGGTTAGGGGTACGTTTGAAGTCTCCCGGTTCGCCGACATATGGACGGGCAATGACGCGGCCTACTGAGAATTCAGGTGCCATCGTCAGCTCGCGGGCGATTTTGCAGGCACTGTACAGCTCTTCCAGCGGAATAATCTCCTCATGTGCTGCAAGCTGGAACACGCTGTCCGCCGAAGTGTAGACAATCCAGGCTCCGGTCTTCATCTGCTCTTCACCGTACTCCACCAGAATCTCTGTGCCTGAAGCCGGTTTGTTCCCGATGACTTTACGTCCCGTTGCTGCTTCGAACTTCTCGATCAGTTCAGCGGGGAAGCCGTCCGGATACACATTGAACGGTACTTCAATCTTCAGCCCCATCAGTTCCCAATGGCCGGTCATCGTATCTTTACCTACAGATACCTCCTGCATTTTGCCGTAATATCCGGTTGGCGCATCTACAGGTTCAAGCGGCGGCAGCGGCGCAATATTCGCCAGGCCTAATCTTTGCAGGTTCGGCAGCTTGAGGCCCGGCACCCGCTCCAGAATATGTCCCAGTGTATGGGAACCTTTATCTCCGAAACTTTCGGCATCCGGCGCTTCACCGATACCCACACTATCCAGCACAATAAATCCGATCCGTTTAAATGAGGACATTCATTCATTCACTCCTTCGAAGTTTGCATTTCCTGAGGTCTTGATCCAAACAAGAAGAAACGGCTCTACCTTCTTCCGCAGGGGGCACTCCCCTGGAAAGCCCGCGGGCAATAGCCCGCATGTTAGGTACCCGTTTTCTTGCGAAAGAACCTTCCGGCTGTACCGACGATCCGGCCATTCTTTCAGTATGATTCCATCATAACTATCTTACTCACAAAAAGCATCTTTTTAGCACGTTAATGTACCGGGCAAAGACTGGCCAGCCTCTGAAGACTGTTTACTTGGCCCGCGGATGATGGCTCTCGTAGACTTCCTTCATATTTTTGCGGGCGATTCCACTGTACACCTGTGTAGTAGAGATGTCGGCATGTCCGAGCATCTGCTGAACCGAGCGGAGATCCGCACCGCCTTCCAGTAAATGGGCGGCAAAGGAATGCCTCAAGGTATGCGGTGTAATATCCTGTTCAATATGGGCTTCACGCGCGTATTTTTTAATGATTTTCCAGAATCCCTGACGGGTCAGCCGTCCGCCGAGACTATTCAGAAACAAAGCAGGCTCCTCCTGATTCCCCCGCAGCAGCTTG of the Paenibacillus pedocola genome contains:
- a CDS encoding purine-nucleoside phosphorylase; the encoded protein is MAVTQDHIQEAVAYIKDQCTVAPEIGLILGSGLGILADLITDEVVIPYNAIPHFPVSTVEGHEGELLIGMIEGRRVVMMKGRFHMYEGYGPETTAFPVRVMKELGVNSLLVTNAAGGVNTDFTPGDLMLITDHLNLTGRNPLTGPNDNALGVRFPDMSTAYSPRLIAVAKEAAAAQNFEFKEGVYAGLLGPNYETPAEIVMLRRQGADAVGMSTVSETIVARHAGIEVLGISCITNMAAGILEQPLNHAEVMETAERVREHFLKLVLAFIPKM
- the deoB gene encoding phosphopentomutase; this encodes MSSFKRIGFIVLDSVGIGEAPDAESFGDKGSHTLGHILERVPGLKLPNLQRLGLANIAPLPPLEPVDAPTGYYGKMQEVSVGKDTMTGHWELMGLKIEVPFNVYPDGFPAELIEKFEAATGRKVIGNKPASGTEILVEYGEEQMKTGAWIVYTSADSVFQLAAHEEIIPLEELYSACKIARELTMAPEFSVGRVIARPYVGEPGDFKRTPNRHDYAVKPPEPTVMNALEDIGKDVIAVGKINDIFTGEGVTASYPTKSNEHGIQITIDELRKPFDGFLFTNLVDFDSLYGHRRDPEGYGRALEVFDEALPELLSTLSEDDLLIISADHGNDPIHSGTDHTREYVPLLIYSPRFKTPGSLGIRQTFSDVAATIADNFGAKAPQYGTSFLAELK
- a CDS encoding purine-nucleoside phosphorylase, producing the protein MTQTTIAYGTQVKEAAAYIKSKFGQYSPSIGLILGSGLGDLGDQIEDAVYLPYEEIPHFPRSTVEGHAGRFVIGKLEGKDVIIMQGRFHYYEGYEMRKVVLPVYVMAKLGVGTLVITNAGGGMNRAFKAGDLMLITDHLNMTGDNPLIGPNDPELGVRFPDMSRAYDPEYIELAKKLAVDVKGVDGEALVLQEGVYAGISGPTYETPAELKMLAYLGGDAVGMSTVPEVIVASHSKLRVLGITCITDMAIGDELEPLTHEQVVKVANLTKPKFIGLVRAFVREVQV